The following proteins come from a genomic window of Athalia rosae chromosome 1, iyAthRosa1.1, whole genome shotgun sequence:
- the LOC105685247 gene encoding cytochrome c oxidase assembly protein COX16 homolog, mitochondrial → MFKRLSVKFIKFGKTPSARYGIPFVLFVVGGSFGLQKFTEIKFKYANTGVLIHEEAKKAGIEMKKPEEVTLEAVYDSVKDIDIENWKNVRGPRPWEE, encoded by the exons atgtTCAAAAGGCTTTcagtaaaatttattaaattcgGGAAGACTCCGAGCGCACGATACGGCATTCCGTTTGTATTGTTCGTCGTAGGTGGGTCTTTTGGGCTTCAGAAGTTCACCGAGATAAA ATTCAAATATGCAAACACTGGAGTACTGATACATGAGGAGGCAAAAAAGGCTggtatcgaaatgaaaaaacctgAGGAAGTAACTCTAGAAGCAGTATACGATTCTGTCAAAGAT ATCGAtattgaaaattggaaaaatgtcAGAGGACCGAGGCCTTGGGAAGAATGA
- the LOC105685270 gene encoding protein AF-9, translating to MAVRVTLECGHTSVLRVRTTPEGYTHDWEVFLRGVDNADIHQYIEKVVFTLHETFPKPKRVIKEPPYTVKESGYAGFVIPIHVYLRNKDEPKKFQISYDLHLQPSGPAINNVIRHDELFPNPSDDFRRKLLKGGAIVVSNHEGASDKGESKSTLAMIGKPKLSGTDGKKHRPPEPRTSNSFADLFGEPIKTAKVSPENKRASLMDKGMAVKAAIVPEKADKSEKTSKVKHSPHKEGKRDKSGEEKKVEKKDKDHLRERERSKEKSKRPQSPAIKSSHSSPGTKRVSSPLPPKKPPSPSLPPPPKRPLSPKPREKEAKKSSHEREKDREKDKERDKSKVLLDGTTKSEKKKDKKKHKEDREKEKKDKHKERDRDKSKENSKYNDKVDKPDLKQERLEKVEKVEKQVEKQEKLEKEKTQENRPSKEIRKSPKASKEIEKLKDEKAIKVEKPDKVDKLEKNKDGKGDREKQKHKHKKRDKKDRGDGSKEREKKEKKDRSKSGAEKPNNVSIPPPTTLSTEIPDRDSSDSAPSPDEDPPSETKQSIVKKDSPPTPPPPTEILRPTSPPPPAVRKEKTEKIKKDKSKSSKAEEKEGRKRKRRSGSKGDEEPAEKGPKRDKERARSPSLPLEPVSSSQSPVAMDTEAMQPPKIKDDEGDEDTMKDEDGETEQVAPDSTNNTLAEVDTGDPLVFSEDYVSQLKDLQQKIMTLQDNHELQRVVQVIAETGQYEITKKTFDFDLCALDRRTVQRLQEFFSTS from the exons ATGGCAGTGCGGGTGACCCTGGAATGCGGCCACACGTCGGTTTTACGTGTAAGAACTACTCCAGAAGGCTATACCCATGATTGGGAAGTGTTCTTACGAGGAGTTGATAACGCCGACATTCATCAATACATTGAAAAAGTCGTCTTCACATTACACGAAACATTTCCCAAACCCAAACGAGTTATCAAAGAACCACCGTACACTGTTAAAGAGTCGGGATACGCAGGTTTTGTTATTCCGATTCATGTATACTTGAGAAACAAGGATGAaccaaagaaatttcaaatatcctACGACCTTCACTTGCAGCCGAGTGGTCCTGCCATCAACAACGTCATTCGACATGACGAACTTTTTCCTAATCCCTCTGATGATTTCCGAAGAAAACTTCTGAAAGGAGGAGCT ATCGTCGTTTCCAACCACGAAGGTGCTTCAGATAAGggggaatccaaatctacacTCGCCATGATTGGTAAACCGAAATTGAGTGGAACCGATGGAAAGAAGCACCGCCCTCCCGAACCTAGAACTTCAAACTCGTTTGCCGATTTATTTGGGGAACCAATTAAAACGGCAAAAGTTTCtccagaaaataaaagagcttCACTCATGGATAAAGGCATGGCTGTTAAAGCTGCTATTGTTCCAGAGAAGGCAGACAAGTCCGAGAAGACTTCTAAAGTAAAACACAGTCCTCATAAAGAAGGAAAGCGAGACAAAagtggagaagagaaaaaagtggagaaaaaggaTAAAGACCATTTaagagaacgagagagaagCAAGGAAAAGTCTAAGAGACCGCAGAGTCCTGCGATAAAGAGTAGTCACTCGAGTCCTGGGACTAAGAGGGTTTCTTCACCTCTACCTCCAAAGAAGCCACCTAGTCCTTCTCTGCCCCCGCCGCCAAAGCGACCACTTTCCCCAAAGCCCAGAGAAAAAGAGGCTAAGAAGTCGTCGcatgaaagagagaaggataGAGAAAAGGATAAGGAAAGAGATAAGTCTAAAGTATTATTGGATGGAACTaccaaaagtgaaaaaaagaaggacaaGAAGAAGCACAAAGAAGacagggaaaaagaaaaaaaagacaagcacaaagagagagatagagacaAGTCCAAAGAGAATAGTAAGTACAACGATAAAGTAGATAAACCAGATTTAAAACAAGAGAGGTTggaaaaggtagaaaaagttgaaaaacaagTAGAGAAGCaggaaaaactagaaaaagagaagaccCAGGAGAACAGACCAtcgaaagaaattagaaaatccCCAAAAGCatcaaaagaaattgaaaaactcaaAGACGAAAAAGCTATAAAAGTCGAGAAACCAGATAAAGTTGacaagttagaaaaaaataaagatgggAAAGGTGAtagggaaaaacaaaagcaCAAACACAAGAAGAGAGACAAGAAAGATAGGGGAGATGGTAGtaaagaaagggaaaagaaggaaaaaaaggatagatCAAAAAGTGGAGCTGAAAAGCCAAATAATGTCAGTATTCCACCACCTACCACGCTTTCGACGGAAATTCCGGATAGAGATAGCAGTGATTCTGCCCCTTCACCCGATGAGGACCCACCATCTGAGACGAAACAATCGATTGTAAAAAAAGACTCTCCACCAACGCCTCCGCCACCAACCGAAATATTGCGACCTACGTCTCCACCTCCTCCAGCTGTTAGAAAAGAgaagactgaaaaaataaaaaaggataaGTCGAAAAGTAGTAAAGCTGAGGAAAAGGAAGGTAGGAAACGTAAGAGGAGAAGTGGTAGTAAAGGAGATGAAGAGCCAGCAGAAAAAGGGCCAAAAAGGGATAAAGAAAGAGCTCGGTCTCCCTCTTTGCCACTTGAACCAGTTTCCTCCAGCCAGTCACCAGTTGCCATGGACACGGAAGCCATGCAACCACCAAAAATTAAGGACGATGAAGGAGATGAGGACACTATGAAAGATGAGGATGGAGAAACAGAGCAAGTAGCTCCAGACTCCACAAATAATACGTTGGCAGAAGTGGACACTGGCGATCCTCTTGTTTTCTCAGAAGACTATGTATCTCAATTAAAGGATTTGCAACAAAAAATCATGACGTTGCAGGACAATCACGAACTACAAAGGGTCGTTCAAGTGATTGCAGAAACAGGACAGTATGAAATTACCAAGAAAACATTTGACTTTGATCTTTGTGCTCTTGACCGTAGAACTGTACAACGGCtgcaggaatttttttctacatcttGA
- the LOC105685274 gene encoding metaxin-1 isoform X2 yields MSESFQLDVWKGDWGLPSVDIYCLNALAYAKFSGVPLKINPTSNPFRTPNGVLPVLRCGNEIIDSVKDIKAFLRQRNYTADCKLTPKQCAEVVAYDTMVKEKIYPALQYIWWVDVGNYNEFIRPWYAKALPFPLNFYYPGRYERQAKAMMESLYPTEDEISVIENGVYSEAQKCMTLLSTRLGESDFFFGSHPTSLDAIIYSYLAPLLKIPLPNSALQNHLKACTNLVKFVTRISQRYFDNVGQEYEKKKAEENAKKLHRDSETEFPNRRRNQVLAGIFATLAMVGYAFSIGIVEVKLEDNQMLEGPTDYMLDARNEDE; encoded by the exons ATGAGTGAATCATTTCAATTAGACGTCTGGAAAGGAGATTGGGGCCTTCCATCTGTGGATATTTATTGTCTTAATGCACTG GCCTATGCAAAATTCAGTGGAGTACCACTCAAAATAAATCCTACTAGTAATCCTTTTCGAACACCAAATGGTGTGTTACCTGTTCTTCGATGCGGAAATGAGATCATAGACTCTGTGAAGGACATAAAAGCATTTTTGCGACAGCGGAATTACACAGCTGATTGCAAACTAACACCTAAACAATGTGCAGAGGTGGTAGCATACGATACCAtggttaaagaaaaaatttacccaGCATTACAGTATATTTG gtGGGTGGATGTAGGAAATTATAACGAATTCATACGACCGTGGTATGCCAAAGCACTACcatttccattgaatttttattaccctGGAAGATACGAAAGGCAAGCTAAAGCAATGATGGAGTCTCTGTACCCCACGGAAGATGAAATTAGTGTTATAGAAAATGGG GTATATTCAGAGGCACAGAAGTGTATGACTTTGTTATCAACCAGACTAGGAGAaagtgattttttcttcggttctcATCCTACTTCACTAGATGCAATAATCTATTCCTATCTCGCCCCACTGCTAAAAATTCCATTGCCAAATTCAGCTCTACAGAACCATCTCAAAGCTTGCACGAATCTAGTCAAATTTGTAACCCGCATATCACAAAGATACTTTGATAATGTGGGTcaggaatatgaaaaaaaaaaagctgaagaGAATGCTAAAAAATTGCATAGGGATTCTGAGACTGAATTTCCAAATAGAAGGAGAAATCAAGTTTTGGCTGGGATCTTCGCTACCTTGGCTATGGTTGGTTATGCTTTTTCAATTGGCATTGTTGAG gTAAAATTAGAGGATAATCAGATGCTAGAGGGCCCGACAGATTATATGCTGGATGCTCGAAATGAGGATGAATAA
- the LOC105685274 gene encoding metaxin-1 isoform X1, producing MSESFQLDVWKGDWGLPSVDIYCLNALAYAKFSGVPLKINPTSNPFRTPNGVLPVLRCGNEIIDSVKDIKAFLRQRNYTADCKLTPKQCAEVVAYDTMVKEKIYPALQYIWWVDVGNYNEFIRPWYAKALPFPLNFYYPGRYERQAKAMMESLYPTEDEISVIENGVYSEAQKCMTLLSTRLGESDFFFGSHPTSLDAIIYSYLAPLLKIPLPNSALQNHLKACTNLVKFVTRISQRYFDNVGQEYEKKKAEENAKKLHRDSETEFPNRRRNQVLAGIFATLAMVGYAFSIGIVEVLVYLLRRRKFLKYIKKKKLRKIRG from the exons ATGAGTGAATCATTTCAATTAGACGTCTGGAAAGGAGATTGGGGCCTTCCATCTGTGGATATTTATTGTCTTAATGCACTG GCCTATGCAAAATTCAGTGGAGTACCACTCAAAATAAATCCTACTAGTAATCCTTTTCGAACACCAAATGGTGTGTTACCTGTTCTTCGATGCGGAAATGAGATCATAGACTCTGTGAAGGACATAAAAGCATTTTTGCGACAGCGGAATTACACAGCTGATTGCAAACTAACACCTAAACAATGTGCAGAGGTGGTAGCATACGATACCAtggttaaagaaaaaatttacccaGCATTACAGTATATTTG gtGGGTGGATGTAGGAAATTATAACGAATTCATACGACCGTGGTATGCCAAAGCACTACcatttccattgaatttttattaccctGGAAGATACGAAAGGCAAGCTAAAGCAATGATGGAGTCTCTGTACCCCACGGAAGATGAAATTAGTGTTATAGAAAATGGG GTATATTCAGAGGCACAGAAGTGTATGACTTTGTTATCAACCAGACTAGGAGAaagtgattttttcttcggttctcATCCTACTTCACTAGATGCAATAATCTATTCCTATCTCGCCCCACTGCTAAAAATTCCATTGCCAAATTCAGCTCTACAGAACCATCTCAAAGCTTGCACGAATCTAGTCAAATTTGTAACCCGCATATCACAAAGATACTTTGATAATGTGGGTcaggaatatgaaaaaaaaaaagctgaagaGAATGCTAAAAAATTGCATAGGGATTCTGAGACTGAATTTCCAAATAGAAGGAGAAATCAAGTTTTGGCTGGGATCTTCGCTACCTTGGCTATGGTTGGTTATGCTTTTTCAATTGGCATTGTTGAG GTACTAGTCTATTTATTGAGGCGCAGAAAATTTCTTAAGtatattaagaaaaaaaagctac gTAAAATTAGAGGATAA
- the LOC105685273 gene encoding vacuolar protein sorting-associated protein 45 — protein MNVFSALKLYVTKMTEESGPGMKVLLMDKQTTSIVSIVYSKSEILQKEVYLFERIDSGSQTEGIKHLKCIVFLRPTAENITLLCRELRYPKYGVYYIYFSNIIAKADIKTLAESDEQEVVREVHEFYADYLALNPHLFSFGINICSRDLRWISTQLQRTAQGIISVLLALRKCPYIRYQNSSEMSKILAEKIRETFSKESNLFDFRQELNPLLLIVDRRDDPVTPLLNQWTYQAMVHELLTINNNRVDLSHVKGISKELAEVVLSAEHDEFYAKNLYLNFGEIGQTIKALMDDFQKKAKKNQKLDSIADIKNFVEMYPQFKKISGTVSKHVTVVGELSSLVGKHNLLEVSELEQELSCQSEHSTQLQKIKKLINDPKVRDVDVTRLVMLYALHYEKHTNNDITGLLDMLKKRGVPETQTKLVYNILEYSGVHARQSNLFDHEGVSKITKKLFKGLSGVDNIYTQHKPLLVETLEDLLRGRLSTQTFPYLGNMVMSKRPQEIIIFIVGGATYEESLAVYNLNKQNPGTKIILGGTTIHNFESFTEEVQSATNSITRRYRNRNN, from the exons ATGAACGTCTTCTCTGCATTAAAACTATACGTAACTAAGATGACCGAAGAAAGCGGTCCTGGTATGAAAGTTCTTTTGATGGATAAGCAAACG ACGAGCATTGTCAGTATTGTTTACAGCAAGTCTGAAATACTTCAAAAAGAAGTTTACTTATTCGAACGAATAGACAGCGGATCTCAGACAGAAGGAATAAAACATTTAAAATGTATTGTCTTCCTGAGGCCAACTGCAGAAAATATTACTCTGCTATGTCGTGAGCTTCGATATCCAAAGTACGGAGTTTATTACATCT ATTTTAGTAACATCATTGCAAAGGCTGATATAAAGACCTTGGCTGAAAGTGATGAGCAAGAAGTAGTGAGAGAGGTTCATGAATTTTATGCTGATTACTTGGCACTGAATCCacatttgttttcttttggAATAAACATTTGCTCACGAG ATTTGCGATGGATTTCAACTCAGTTGCAGCGTACAGCTCAGGGTATAATATCTGTCCTGTTAGCACTCAGAAAATGCCCATATATTAGATATCAGAACAGTTCCGAAATGTCTAAGATCCTTGCAGAGAAGATTAGAGAAACATTCAGTAAAGAGTCAAACTTATTTGACTTTAGACAAGAACTTAATCCATTGTTGTTAATTGTTGATAGACGGGATGACCCGGTTACACCGTTACTGAATCAGTGGACCTATCAGGCTATGGTTCACGAATTATTAaccattaataataatagggTAGATTTGTCACATGTGAAGGGGATATCCAAAGAATTAGCCGAGGTCGTTCTTAGTGCAGAGCATGACGAATTTTATGCAAAG AACTTATACCTAAATTTCGGTGAAATTGGGCAAACGATAAAAGCACTGAtggatgattttcaaaaaaaagcaaagaagaaTCAAAAACTGGACAGTATAGCAGATATAAAAAACTTTGTTGAAATGTATCCGCAATTCAAAAAGATATCAGGCACTGTTTCAAAACACGTTACAGTAGTCGGAGAACTTTCTTCCCTTGTGGGGAAACATAATTTACTTGAGGTGTCAGAACTGGAGCAAGAACTCAGCTGTCAAAGTGAACACTCTACACAG ttacaaaaaataaaaaagctcaTCAACGATCCAAAAGTAAGGGATGTAGATGTTACGCGACTGGTTATGCTGTATGCTCTTCATTATGAAAAGCACACTAACAATGACATTACTGGCTTGTTAGATATGTTGAAAAAGAGAGGTGTTCCAGAGACACAGACCAAG TTGGTCTATAACATATTGGAATACAGCGGAGTCCATGCTAGGCAAAGTAATTTATTCGATCATGAAGGAGTTTctaaaatcacaaaaaaactATTCAAGGGACTAAGCGGCgtggataatatatatacgcaacACAAACCCCTTTTGGTTGAAACATTGGAAGATTTACTAAGAGGAAGATTAAGCACTCAAACATTCCCCTACCTCGGAAACATGGTCATGTCAAAAAG GCCTCAAGAAATCATAATATTCATCGTAGGTGGTGCAACCTACGAAGAGAGTCTTGCTGTGTACAATTTGAACAAACAGAATCCAggaacgaaaattattttaggtGGAACGACAATTCACAATTTTGAATCTTTCACAGAGGAAGTACAAAGTGCTACAAATAGTATAACAAGAAGGTACAGAAACAGGAACAACTAA
- the LOC105685145 gene encoding histone H4 transcription factor encodes MTLSSTFECIIFNIMTMTEKQLITSREVQKRCSGWVESQQELLYSEDNVLKRKLETEPEEFFDTDSEFDSVSECGTKRRRVGKQIKDEILNLLCEWKDCLFDSNSMEIFIKHVANHIPQLKIKTVEKEEEVYVCSWQGCSFESSASEDITKHVNYHAYHTKLKCIGSNVRGRIKLPKCYQDQRLKNVIELTCSQICQWGTCSKTINNYQAYLWHIITHIETNPRGNNVEGGVKCEWIGCNGRYKSLYKLREHMRCHTKEKTLACPDCGATFASNTKFYDHCKRQIPLDLQGFQCSYCNKFYPTESILRNHMHFHVFHYKCTMCDMSCESPAGLAKHIRYRHISSRAFKCQLCSHAAKSEQDLDSHMAVHTRGPNFVCTVDGCSYGCKNSYMIERHMERVHSQFIRLYCCHECPVKYQKSYRLTKHLIEAHHLRWPNGHKRFRYQKDEDGCYRLQVVRYETLDEETAEPTAETKPLPLKEKNYQLELTTSSPLPTLKISEEEENKCDSNKPLVSGSETVRKCGKSMPVISNILIWIDDVDADGNIIKSKVIETQETNELPPSEEPPIIIK; translated from the exons atgacCTTGAGTTCAACCTTTgagtgtataatttttaatattatgacTATGACggaaaaacaattaataacaAGTAGAGAAGTACAAAAGAGGTGCAGCGGATGGGTGGAATCTCAGCAAGAACTTTTATATTCTGAAGACAATgttttaaaaagaaaactagaAACTGAACCAGAAGAGTTTTTTGATACTGATTCTGAATTTGACTCAGTCTCAGAATGTGGAACAAAAAGGCGCAGAGTGGGAAAACAAATAaaggatgaaattttgaatttactCTGCGAATGGAAAGATTGTTTATTTGATAGCAATTCCatggaaatttttatcaagcATGTTGCTAATCATATTCCACAACTCAAAATCAAAACTgtagaaaaggaagaagaagtttATGTCTGTTCATGGCAAGGATGTTCCTTCGAATCCAGTGCTTCTGAGGATATTACTAAGCACGTTAATTATCACGCATACCATACCAAGTTGAAATGTATTGGATCCAATGTCAGGGGAAGAATAAAACTACCG AAATGTTACCAAGATCAACGTTTGAAGAATGTGATCGAACTAACTTGCTCTCAGATCTGCCAATGGGGGACATGCTCAAAAACCATCAACAATTATCAGGCTTACCTGTGGCACATTATAACACACATAGAAACTAATCCTCGTGGAAATAATGTAGAAGGAGGAGTAAAGTGTGAGTGGATTGGATGTAACGGAAGATATAAAAGCTTGTACAAGCTTCGAGAACATATGAGATGCCACACAAAAGAAAAGACACTTGCCTGCCCTGATTGCGGCGCTACATTTGCATCAAACACCAAATTTTACGATCACTGCAAACGACAAATTCCTTTGGACT TACAAGGCTTCCAATGCTCCTACTGCAACAAATTTTATCCAACTGAAAGTATACTGAGAAATCATATGCACTTTCACGTATTTCATTATAAATGCACGATGTGTGATATGAGTTGTGAATCACCGGCTGGTTTGGCGAAACATATTCGATATCGCCACATATCGAGTAGAGCCTTTAAATGTCAGCTTTGTTCCCATGCTGCTAAATCCGAACAAGACCTAGACTCCCACATGGCAGTTCATACCCGAGGGCCAAATTTCGTTTGTACAGTGGACGGCTGCTCCTATGGTTGCAAGAATTCGTACATGATTGAGAG ACACATGGAACGAGTTCATTCACAATTTATCAGACTCTATTGTTGCCACGAGTGTCCAGTGAAATACCAAAAAAGCTATAGACTCACAAAGCATTTGATAGAAGCACACCATTTACGTTGGCCCAATGGACATAAGCGCTTTCGGTATCAGAAAGATGAGGATGGTTGCTATCGGTTGCAAGTTGTACGGTATGAAACACTGGATGAAGAAACTGCCGAGCCTACAGCGGAAACTAAACCACTACCtctaaaagagaaaaattatcaattagAATTAACAACATCTTCACCGCTACCGACGTTGAAG ATatctgaagaagaagaaaataaatgtgaTTCTAATAAACCGCTGGTGTCAGGATCTGAAACTGTGAGGAAGTGTGGCAAGTCAATGCCAGTTATTTCGAATATTCTTATATGGATTGATGATGTAGATGCTGATGGAAATATCATCAAAAGTAAAGTTATCGAGACTCAGGAAACAAACGAATTGCCACCATCTGAAGAACCGccgattattataaaataa
- the LOC105685146 gene encoding tRNA modification GTPase GTPBP3, mitochondrial isoform X1, whose amino-acid sequence MLARISAPRIMISPETAGVFFSRRWHGNSTIFALSSGQGKCGVAVIRISGLQAIEALKRMVNIVKPEPRKALLRNICDPDTGEVIDKGLCLWFPGPNSFTGEDSVEFQVHGGSAILAALTTALSKLKFNHALPGEFTRRAFYNNKLDLTEIEGLADLIHAETELQRKQAFLQVEGNLSRLYNKWRKTLLQCVAHIEAYIDFSEDDNIEPDVMVKCNNLLKILSDEIQSHLSDSRKGEILRQGVRTVIVGEPNVGKSSLLNYLVQRDAAIVTSIAGTTRDIVELNLNISGYPVVLADTAGLRKDAKDVVEIEGIHRAKTYAQGADFIILLADSATYIQIGKKYEEFLEDYIENLGLGEILLANGKLRENCMVVMNKLDLLDSDQRQALLKEHRFIGISCATEEGFQEFTKRIQAHLNHLCGNPSRENPTISQARHRIHLANCSQHLHNYFELIVADDFDIVLAAQEIRYAMRELGLITGFVNAEQILDVIFSEFCIGK is encoded by the exons ATGCTTGCACGAATCTCAGCCCCCCGTATCATGATTTCGCCAGAGACTGCCGGAGTTTTTTTCAGCAGACGATGGCATGGAAATTCGACAATATTCGCCCTATCATCtg GACAGGGAAAATGTGGAGTTGCAGTAATAAGGATATCAGGATTGCAGGCTATTGAAGCCTTAAAGAGAATGGTCAATATTGTAAAACCTGAACCTAGAAAAGCTTTACTTCGGAATATATGTGATCCAGACACAGGAGAAGTTATCGACAAAGGTTTATGTCTTTGGTTCCCAG GGCCAAATTCATTTACTGGAGAGGACAGTGTGGAATTTCAAGTACACGGTGGTTCAGCTATACTAGCAGCTTTGACAACAGCTTTgtcaaagttgaaattcaatcatgctttgcCAGGCGAATTCACAAGGCGAGCTTTCTACAACAATAAGCTAGATCTCACCGAAATTGAAGGACTTGCTGATTTAATTCATGCGGAAACTGAGTTACAGAGAAAACAGGCATTTCTACAAGTTGAAGGGAATCTAAGCAGGCTCTACAATAAGTGGAGAAAGACTCTGCTGCAGTGTGTAGCACATATAGAAGCATATATTGATTTCAGTGAAGATGACAACATCGAACCAGATGTTATGGTAAAATGTAAtaatcttttgaaaattctaagTGATGAAATACAAAGTCATCTATCGGACAGCAGAAAAGGGGAGATTTTGCGTCAAGGTGTGAGAACTGTAATAGTTGGGGAACCAAACGTTGGGAAAAGTAGTCTATTGAATTATCTTGTCCAGCGAGATGCTGCAATAGTCACTTCTATTGCTGGGACAACAAGAGACATTGTTGAGCTGAATTTGAACATCTCTGGGTATCCAGTAGTACTAGCAGATACTGCTGGTTTGAGAAAAGATGCAAAAGATGTTGTAGAAATAGAAGGTATACACAGAGCTAAGACCTATGCGCAAGGAGCTGACTTTATCATCCTGCTGGCTGATTCGgctacgtacatacaaattggaaaaaagtatgaaGAGTTTCTGGAAGATTACATTGAGAACCTTGGGTTGGGGGAAATTCTACTTGCAAATGGGAAATTGCGCGAAAATTGTATGGTGGTTATGAATAAACTGGATCTTCTGGATTCTGATCAAAGACAAGCTCTCTTGAAGGAGCATAGATTTATCGGTATTTCATGTGCTACAGAAGAGGGATTCCAAGAATTTACGAAACGCATCCAAGCTCACCTGAACCATCT ATGCGGCAACCCCTCCCGTGAAAATCCTACCATCAGCCAAGCCAGACATAGAATTCATCTAGCAAATTGTTCACAACATTTGCATAATTACTTTGAACTCATTGTAGCCGACGATTTTGACATCGTTTTAGCGGCACAAGAAATTCGGTATGCTATGCGAGAACTTGGTTTAATTACGGGCTTTGTAAACGCTGAACAAATCCTTGATGTTATATTCAGCGAATTTTGTatcggaaaataa
- the LOC105685146 gene encoding tRNA modification GTPase GTPBP3, mitochondrial isoform X2, protein MVNIVKPEPRKALLRNICDPDTGEVIDKGLCLWFPGPNSFTGEDSVEFQVHGGSAILAALTTALSKLKFNHALPGEFTRRAFYNNKLDLTEIEGLADLIHAETELQRKQAFLQVEGNLSRLYNKWRKTLLQCVAHIEAYIDFSEDDNIEPDVMVKCNNLLKILSDEIQSHLSDSRKGEILRQGVRTVIVGEPNVGKSSLLNYLVQRDAAIVTSIAGTTRDIVELNLNISGYPVVLADTAGLRKDAKDVVEIEGIHRAKTYAQGADFIILLADSATYIQIGKKYEEFLEDYIENLGLGEILLANGKLRENCMVVMNKLDLLDSDQRQALLKEHRFIGISCATEEGFQEFTKRIQAHLNHLCGNPSRENPTISQARHRIHLANCSQHLHNYFELIVADDFDIVLAAQEIRYAMRELGLITGFVNAEQILDVIFSEFCIGK, encoded by the exons ATGGTCAATATTGTAAAACCTGAACCTAGAAAAGCTTTACTTCGGAATATATGTGATCCAGACACAGGAGAAGTTATCGACAAAGGTTTATGTCTTTGGTTCCCAG GGCCAAATTCATTTACTGGAGAGGACAGTGTGGAATTTCAAGTACACGGTGGTTCAGCTATACTAGCAGCTTTGACAACAGCTTTgtcaaagttgaaattcaatcatgctttgcCAGGCGAATTCACAAGGCGAGCTTTCTACAACAATAAGCTAGATCTCACCGAAATTGAAGGACTTGCTGATTTAATTCATGCGGAAACTGAGTTACAGAGAAAACAGGCATTTCTACAAGTTGAAGGGAATCTAAGCAGGCTCTACAATAAGTGGAGAAAGACTCTGCTGCAGTGTGTAGCACATATAGAAGCATATATTGATTTCAGTGAAGATGACAACATCGAACCAGATGTTATGGTAAAATGTAAtaatcttttgaaaattctaagTGATGAAATACAAAGTCATCTATCGGACAGCAGAAAAGGGGAGATTTTGCGTCAAGGTGTGAGAACTGTAATAGTTGGGGAACCAAACGTTGGGAAAAGTAGTCTATTGAATTATCTTGTCCAGCGAGATGCTGCAATAGTCACTTCTATTGCTGGGACAACAAGAGACATTGTTGAGCTGAATTTGAACATCTCTGGGTATCCAGTAGTACTAGCAGATACTGCTGGTTTGAGAAAAGATGCAAAAGATGTTGTAGAAATAGAAGGTATACACAGAGCTAAGACCTATGCGCAAGGAGCTGACTTTATCATCCTGCTGGCTGATTCGgctacgtacatacaaattggaaaaaagtatgaaGAGTTTCTGGAAGATTACATTGAGAACCTTGGGTTGGGGGAAATTCTACTTGCAAATGGGAAATTGCGCGAAAATTGTATGGTGGTTATGAATAAACTGGATCTTCTGGATTCTGATCAAAGACAAGCTCTCTTGAAGGAGCATAGATTTATCGGTATTTCATGTGCTACAGAAGAGGGATTCCAAGAATTTACGAAACGCATCCAAGCTCACCTGAACCATCT ATGCGGCAACCCCTCCCGTGAAAATCCTACCATCAGCCAAGCCAGACATAGAATTCATCTAGCAAATTGTTCACAACATTTGCATAATTACTTTGAACTCATTGTAGCCGACGATTTTGACATCGTTTTAGCGGCACAAGAAATTCGGTATGCTATGCGAGAACTTGGTTTAATTACGGGCTTTGTAAACGCTGAACAAATCCTTGATGTTATATTCAGCGAATTTTGTatcggaaaataa